Below is a genomic region from Nitrospiria bacterium.
TCAAAGCGACAAGCGCCGGAGGCGTAGGGCGTTGGTGATGACCGAGACCGAGCTGAAGCTCATCGCGGCCGCGGCGATCATCGGGCTTAAGAGCAGGCCGAAGGCCGGATAGAGCACGCCGGCCGCGATCGGGACGCCCAGGCTGTTATAGATGAACGCGAAGAAAAGGTTCTGGCGGATGTTCTTCATCGTGCCGCGTGAAAGCCGGATCGCGCGGACGATCCCGCGAAGATCGCCCTTCACCAGCGTCACCCCGGCGCTCTCGATCGCGACATCCGTGCCGGTGCCCATCGCGATCCCGACATGGGCCCGGGCCAGCGCCGGGGCGTCGTTGATCCCATCCCCGGCCATCGCCACGATCCGGCCGTCGGATTGAAGGCGCTTGATTGCGTCGGCCTTCCGGTCCGGAAGCACCTCGGCCGCCACCTCGTCCAGCCCCAGTTTGCGGGCCACCGCCTCGGCCGTCGTGCGGTTGTCTCCGGTCAACATCACGGTCCGTATGCCATAGCCTTTCAGGGCCGCGATCGCTTCGGGCGTCGACGCTTTGATCGGATCCGAAACACCGATCAGACCGGCCGGTTGACTCCCGACCGCAAGCCAGACCACGGTCCGGCCTTCCATCCGGAGAGGTTCGCACCGTTCGGCCAGCTCGCCCGGCGGTATCCCGAGCTCTTCAAAGAGCGCAGGGTTGCCGAGCGCGACGTCACGGCCGCCGATTTTTCCGACCACGCCTTTTCCCGTGATCGACCGAAAATCGTGGGGGGATTCGAGCGCAAGGTTTTTCTCCCGGGCACCGGCCACGATCGCCGCCGCCAGCGGGTGCTCGCTGCCCCGCTCAAGACCGGCGGCCAGTTTTAAAACTTCGTCCTCGCTTGCGCCCGACAGCGCAAGGACCGTGTCGAGCCGCGGCCGGCCCTCGGTCAAGGTCCCGGTCTTGTCCAGGACGAGGGTGTCGATCTTCTCCAAAAGCTCCAGCGCCTCGGCGTTTTTGAACAGCACCCCCGCGGTCGCGCCCCGACCGGTCCCGACCATGATGGACATCGGCGTGGCCAGCCCCAGCGCGCAGGGACAGGCGATAATCAAAACCGCGACGGCGTTCACCAGCGCGTAGACCATCCGCGGATCGGGACCGGCAAGCGCCCAGACCATGAACGTGACGACGGCCGTCAGGATGACGATTGGAACAAAGTAACCCGAAACGGTGTCGGCCAGCCGCTGGATCGGGGCGCGGGAGCGCTGGGCCTCGCTCACCATCCGAACGATCCGCGCCAGAAGCGTGTCGCTTCCGACCCGTTCCGCGCACATGATGAAGCCGCCGGCGCCGTTGATCGTCCCGCCCGTGACGCGTTTTCCCGGCCCTTTCTCGACCGGGATCGCCTCGCCCGTGATCATCGATTCGTCGATCGAGCTGCTTCCTTCGATAACAACCCCGTCCACCGGAATCCCCTCGCCCGGGCGGACGCGGAGCCGGTCGCCGGGCTTCACACTATCGAGCGAAACATCCTCCTCGGTCCCGTCTTCACGAAAGCGCCGCGCGGTTTTTGGCGCAAGGTTCAGGAGAGAACGGATTGCGGCGCTGGTGCGTGAGCGTGCGCGAAGCTCGAGCACCTGACCCAGCAGGACCAGGACCGTGATCACGGCGGCCGCTTCGAAGTAAACCCCGACCTGGCCATGCGCATGGCGGAAGGATTCCGGGAAGAAATCCGGAAAGAGCGTTGCAAAGACGCTGTAGAGATAGGCCGTTCCGGTCCCGATCGCGATCAGCGTGAACATGTTCAGACTGCGATTCACGATGGACCGCCACCCGCGCTCGAAAAACGGCCAACCGGCCCATAACACGACCGGCGTCGCAAGCGCCCATTCGATCCAACTCAGAATCTGCGACGGGATGATCCGCATGAGCGGTTCACCCGGGATGAGATCCGACATCGCCGACAGGAAAAGCGGAAGGGTTAGACCAAGGCCGATCCACAACCGTCGGGACATATCGATCAGCTCCGGATTGACTTCCTCGACCGTAACCGTTCGCGGCTCAAGCGCCATGCCGCAGATCGGGCAGGCGCCCGGATGATCCTGGACGACTTCGGGATGCATCGGACAGACGTATTCGGTTCGCGTGGCCGGCGCCGTAACGGTCTCCGGTTCCAGTACCATGCCGCATTTCGGGCAGGCGCCGGGGTCTTTTTGGCGGACGTCCGGGTCCATCGGGCAGATGTAGTCGCTTCCGGCCGCCGCTTCGGGCCGGTGATCGGCATCCGGCGGCTCCAGAAAGCGTCGGGGATCTTCTCGGAACCGTTCGAGGCAGGACTCGTTGCAGAAATAATAGGTCCGGCCGTTGTAGGATTGGGTCCCGACCGCGTCCGACGGCGGGATCTCCATCCCGCAGACGGGATCCGTCACGGTCGGCGTCGCCCCCGTTCCGACCGTCTCGTCTTCGATTTTAGAATGCCGATGGGGTTCGTCTTCCATCTTCTTCACCGTTTTTC
It encodes:
- a CDS encoding heavy metal translocating P-type ATPase; this encodes MEDEPHRHSKIEDETVGTGATPTVTDPVCGMEIPPSDAVGTQSYNGRTYYFCNESCLERFREDPRRFLEPPDADHRPEAAAGSDYICPMDPDVRQKDPGACPKCGMVLEPETVTAPATRTEYVCPMHPEVVQDHPGACPICGMALEPRTVTVEEVNPELIDMSRRLWIGLGLTLPLFLSAMSDLIPGEPLMRIIPSQILSWIEWALATPVVLWAGWPFFERGWRSIVNRSLNMFTLIAIGTGTAYLYSVFATLFPDFFPESFRHAHGQVGVYFEAAAVITVLVLLGQVLELRARSRTSAAIRSLLNLAPKTARRFREDGTEEDVSLDSVKPGDRLRVRPGEGIPVDGVVIEGSSSIDESMITGEAIPVEKGPGKRVTGGTINGAGGFIMCAERVGSDTLLARIVRMVSEAQRSRAPIQRLADTVSGYFVPIVILTAVVTFMVWALAGPDPRMVYALVNAVAVLIIACPCALGLATPMSIMVGTGRGATAGVLFKNAEALELLEKIDTLVLDKTGTLTEGRPRLDTVLALSGASEDEVLKLAAGLERGSEHPLAAAIVAGAREKNLALESPHDFRSITGKGVVGKIGGRDVALGNPALFEELGIPPGELAERCEPLRMEGRTVVWLAVGSQPAGLIGVSDPIKASTPEAIAALKGYGIRTVMLTGDNRTTAEAVARKLGLDEVAAEVLPDRKADAIKRLQSDGRIVAMAGDGINDAPALARAHVGIAMGTGTDVAIESAGVTLVKGDLRGIVRAIRLSRGTMKNIRQNLFFAFIYNSLGVPIAAGVLYPAFGLLLSPMIAAAAMSFSSVSVITNALRLRRLSL